In Nostoc sp. UHCC 0926, a single genomic region encodes these proteins:
- a CDS encoding LmeA family phospholipid-binding protein translates to MPNDNRLEEKFLSHEAERRISEKLDEVEKIEIDVQTDLLKIVQGQADGVSVAGQGLVIQEGIRVQEIKLQTDSIDINPLSALLGQIELNESVNAIGHIVVTEVDINHALTSDLIRTQMQNLELNVDGEIVSFEPQKIQVFLPGEGKIECRGRVLLKEMGNTRPFAYTALLRPRTHSQPAMITSFNCTEGGGISIELVTALMQKAKELMNITFFKWEDIEFSIKDIKVEIGSLTLMVEANVKQIPSSITELSL, encoded by the coding sequence ATGCCTAACGATAATCGGTTGGAAGAAAAATTTCTATCCCACGAAGCTGAAAGGAGAATCTCCGAAAAGCTAGATGAAGTAGAAAAAATAGAAATAGATGTACAAACCGATCTGTTGAAAATAGTTCAGGGACAGGCGGATGGAGTTTCCGTTGCAGGCCAAGGATTAGTGATCCAAGAAGGCATTCGCGTACAGGAAATAAAACTGCAAACAGATAGTATTGACATCAATCCTTTAAGCGCTCTTTTGGGTCAAATAGAACTCAATGAGTCAGTAAATGCCATAGGTCACATTGTAGTTACTGAAGTAGATATTAACCACGCCTTGACCTCAGACTTGATTCGCACCCAGATGCAAAACTTGGAGTTAAATGTAGATGGTGAAATTGTAAGTTTTGAGCCGCAAAAAATTCAGGTATTTTTACCTGGTGAAGGCAAAATAGAATGTAGAGGAAGAGTGTTGTTAAAGGAAATGGGAAATACTCGTCCTTTCGCTTACACTGCACTCCTTCGCCCACGGACTCATTCACAACCCGCGATGATTACGAGTTTTAACTGCACTGAGGGAGGCGGGATTTCAATAGAATTAGTTACAGCATTAATGCAGAAAGCCAAAGAATTGATGAACATAACATTTTTTAAATGGGAGGATATAGAGTTTTCTATTAAAGATATAAAAGTAGAAATCGGTAGTTTGACACTTATGGTAGAAGCTAATGTAAAGCAAATACCCTCATCAATAACTGAACTATCTCTTTAG
- a CDS encoding tetratricopeptide repeat protein translates to MVFRRCFVASGLIVFFAFGCSGGANSSTENTTQVVQESNVTQLLIEAKTTQKAEDFFHQGNHLLDGQRYEDAIKAYDEAIAIKVESPEAWINRGIALTSLQRYKDALASYDRAIAIKPDKYEAWYNRGIALTSLQRYKDALASYDKAIAIKPDKYEALINRGIALTKLHRYQDAIASYDKAIAIKPDLHQAYYNKACSYALQSNLELAIENLDKAIELVPDKYKKLAKTDPDFSKVRSEKQFQELLQ, encoded by the coding sequence ATGGTTTTTCGGCGCTGCTTCGTTGCATCTGGCTTAATAGTTTTCTTTGCATTTGGCTGTAGTGGTGGGGCAAACTCATCAACAGAAAATACTACACAAGTTGTGCAAGAAAGTAATGTAACCCAACTTTTGATAGAAGCAAAGACTACGCAAAAAGCAGAAGATTTCTTTCATCAAGGCAATCATTTATTAGATGGGCAACGTTACGAAGATGCAATAAAAGCATACGATGAAGCGATCGCCATCAAAGTTGAGAGTCCTGAAGCTTGGATTAACCGTGGCATAGCTTTAACATCGTTGCAACGCTACAAAGATGCTCTTGCATCTTACGATAGAGCGATCGCCATCAAACCCGACAAATATGAAGCTTGGTATAATCGTGGCATAGCCTTAACATCGTTGCAACGTTACAAAGATGCTCTTGCATCTTACGACAAAGCGATCGCTATCAAACCCGACAAATATGAAGCCTTAATTAACCGAGGCATTGCTCTGACAAAGTTGCACCGTTACCAAGATGCTATTGCATCTTATGATAAAGCGATCGCTATCAAGCCAGATTTGCACCAAGCATATTACAACAAAGCTTGCTCTTATGCTTTACAAAGTAATTTAGAATTAGCAATTGAGAATTTAGATAAAGCAATCGAGCTTGTTCCTGATAAATACAAGAAGTTAGCAAAAACTGACCCAGACTTTAGCAAAGTGCGTAGTGAAAAGCAGTTTCAGGAATTACTTCAATAG
- a CDS encoding sulfurtransferase yields MNTKLLISPQSLTSLLAEKSSQTIIIDTRSQEDYGISHIPQSINIRDFFTYLLENSYPTGLKKLQEYFAEIMSRVGISGAERLIVYEDTLNKGYGQSCRAAFLLKYLGCAQVSILHGGYRAWQTAGLPTTDEVPKRESSIFRLHPNADMMVTTAEMLQAIDNSAIIKLDVRDRNEWLGLSSSPYTVDFCPRKGRIPNAVWIEWHRMMTSESEISMFRSKTEILEICQSVGITEDSIVYVYCFKGSRAANTLIALQVAGISARNYFGSWNEWSRDFLLPVDSRVM; encoded by the coding sequence GTGAATACAAAACTCCTCATTTCTCCTCAATCACTCACGTCTCTGTTAGCAGAAAAATCATCACAGACTATCATTATCGATACGCGAAGTCAAGAAGATTATGGTATTTCTCATATTCCTCAATCCATAAATATAAGAGATTTTTTTACCTATCTTTTAGAGAATTCCTACCCAACAGGATTAAAGAAATTGCAAGAGTATTTTGCAGAAATTATGAGCAGGGTAGGAATATCTGGTGCAGAACGGTTAATTGTTTATGAAGATACTTTAAATAAAGGTTATGGTCAATCTTGTCGAGCAGCTTTCTTACTGAAGTATTTGGGTTGCGCTCAGGTATCTATCTTACACGGAGGATATAGAGCATGGCAGACAGCGGGATTACCTACTACCGATGAAGTCCCTAAACGTGAAAGCAGCATATTTAGATTGCATCCCAACGCTGACATGATGGTGACCACCGCCGAGATGTTGCAAGCAATTGACAATTCAGCAATTATAAAATTAGATGTGCGCGATCGCAACGAATGGCTTGGGCTGAGTTCTTCTCCCTACACTGTTGATTTTTGTCCTCGCAAAGGTAGAATCCCTAACGCTGTATGGATAGAATGGCATCGGATGATGACATCTGAATCGGAAATCTCCATGTTCCGCTCAAAAACGGAAATCTTAGAAATTTGTCAATCTGTAGGTATTACTGAAGACTCTATTGTGTACGTTTACTGTTTTAAAGGTTCTAGGGCGGCGAATACTCTGATTGCTCTGCAAGTAGCAGGAATTTCCGCCAGAAATTATTTTGGATCTTGGAATGAATGGTCTCGCGACTTTTTATTACCCGTTGATAGCAGAGTAATGTGA
- a CDS encoding GTPase has protein sequence MNITTDNNLLSNLKNLFSSIDYKAYPSFIDDLFSLIKSLQKSRNKSFVFLLVGRTGVGKSSTINSLMGEPICDIGNYDPTTMEVQSYEHEINGIKFTIIDTPGLCDDIPEKGNDQKYIELIRNKVKQIDSLCFVTRLDDARVTSDEMRGIKVISEAFTREVWEYAVIIFTRANKADDYEIDLQERTKRIQNEIAKYTGDEVASNIPSVAVDNKNQTTPDGKRWLEELYTQVFKKMSDRGTVPFFLATVTRINKTVKKTKKSQYRRKQQHQKNTSENYEQNDYSEPDINFNSQQREEIKSKLFSAVPILEKICGSLGSIFGGSIGKTIGETIGGVIGHGLDFIFSLFS, from the coding sequence ATGAACATCACAACAGATAATAATTTACTAAGTAATCTAAAAAACTTGTTTTCTTCGATAGATTATAAAGCTTATCCATCATTCATAGATGATTTATTTTCCCTAATTAAATCCTTACAAAAATCTCGTAATAAATCATTTGTTTTTCTTTTAGTTGGTCGTACAGGAGTCGGTAAGTCAAGCACTATAAATTCACTAATGGGTGAACCAATTTGTGATATAGGTAATTACGATCCAACCACAATGGAAGTTCAGTCTTACGAGCATGAAATTAACGGCATTAAATTCACCATAATTGATACTCCGGGTCTTTGTGATGATATTCCAGAAAAGGGTAATGACCAAAAGTATATAGAACTTATACGAAACAAAGTAAAACAAATTGATTCATTGTGCTTTGTAACCCGTCTTGATGATGCAAGAGTTACTTCTGATGAAATGCGAGGCATAAAAGTTATTTCAGAAGCATTTACACGAGAGGTCTGGGAATATGCTGTTATTATTTTCACACGCGCAAATAAAGCAGATGATTATGAAATTGATTTACAAGAGAGAACAAAACGTATTCAAAATGAAATTGCAAAGTATACGGGTGATGAAGTAGCCAGCAATATTCCATCAGTTGCAGTAGACAATAAGAACCAAACTACCCCAGATGGTAAGAGATGGTTGGAAGAACTTTATACACAAGTATTTAAAAAAATGTCTGATAGAGGTACTGTACCATTTTTTTTAGCAACGGTTACAAGAATAAATAAAACAGTTAAAAAAACAAAAAAAAGTCAATACAGACGAAAACAACAGCATCAAAAAAATACTTCAGAAAATTACGAACAAAATGATTATAGTGAGCCAGATATTAATTTTAATAGCCAACAAAGGGAAGAAATTAAAAGTAAATTATTTAGTGCTGTTCCTATTTTGGAAAAAATATGTGGCTCCCTTGGTTCCATATTTGGTGGTTCAATAGGTAAAACAATAGGTGAAACAATAGGTGGTGTAATAGGTCACGGTCTAGACTTTATTTTTTCCCTATTTTCATAA
- a CDS encoding cytochrome P450, with product MKLLNGPQMPPLVQMVRWISNPMSFMEACAKTYGEIFTITLKRNFPILVMVSSPQALQKILTNDTKALEAPGDLNDLFESLVGKHSVITLSGAEHQRQRQLLMPPFHGERMRNYSQVITDVTKKVISQYQIGKPFNIRSATQAITLRVIMQAVFGLHEGPRPEKLQNFLGDILEKASSRLSVALLYFPALQRDFGPINFWGKQMRRQQEADELIYEEIRERRKQPDSSRTDILSLLMAARDEAGQPMTDQELRDELMTLLFAGHETTATALAWAFYWIHKIPSVRQKLLQELDSLGDDPDPSIIFKLPYLNAVCSETLRIYPVAMLTFPRVVRTPLSLGGYELEPGTVLLGSIYLTHQREDIYPDPKQFKPERFLERQYSAYEYLPFGGGARRCIGLAFAQLEMKLALAKILSSLELELVNNREVRPKRRGLVTGPDRPIQMVVTGQRQVKSPILQTSTV from the coding sequence ATGAAATTACTAAATGGGCCGCAAATGCCACCCCTTGTACAGATGGTGCGCTGGATTAGCAATCCGATGTCATTTATGGAGGCTTGTGCCAAAACTTATGGGGAGATTTTTACAATCACGTTAAAGAGAAATTTTCCTATTTTGGTGATGGTCAGCAGCCCCCAAGCGTTACAGAAAATTTTGACAAATGATACCAAGGCATTGGAAGCGCCTGGTGATCTGAATGATCTGTTTGAATCTTTGGTGGGCAAGCATTCTGTAATTACTCTCAGCGGCGCAGAACACCAGCGCCAACGCCAGTTGTTAATGCCTCCCTTTCACGGCGAAAGAATGAGAAACTATAGCCAGGTGATTACCGATGTCACCAAGAAAGTTATCAGCCAATACCAGATAGGCAAACCCTTCAATATTCGGTCTGCTACTCAAGCCATTACCCTGCGGGTGATTATGCAAGCTGTGTTTGGGCTACATGAAGGGCCTCGCCCTGAAAAACTACAGAATTTTTTGGGTGATATTTTAGAAAAGGCCAGTTCTCGGTTAAGTGTGGCTTTGCTTTATTTTCCAGCTTTGCAAAGGGATTTTGGCCCAATTAACTTCTGGGGAAAACAGATGCGCCGTCAGCAGGAAGCTGACGAACTCATCTATGAAGAAATTCGGGAACGTCGAAAACAACCAGATTCATCACGCACAGATATTCTCAGCTTACTCATGGCTGCTAGGGATGAAGCAGGTCAACCCATGACTGATCAAGAGTTGCGCGATGAATTGATGACTCTGTTATTCGCCGGTCACGAAACCACAGCTACAGCCTTAGCATGGGCATTTTACTGGATTCACAAAATACCATCAGTGCGCCAAAAGCTACTGCAAGAATTAGATAGCTTGGGCGATGACCCAGACCCCAGCATCATTTTCAAGTTACCCTATCTCAACGCTGTTTGCTCCGAGACATTACGGATTTACCCAGTAGCTATGCTAACTTTTCCAAGGGTAGTAAGAACACCGTTATCGCTAGGCGGTTATGAATTAGAACCGGGTACAGTCCTACTTGGTTCTATTTATTTGACCCACCAACGGGAAGATATTTACCCAGATCCTAAGCAGTTTAAGCCAGAACGCTTTTTAGAACGGCAATATTCTGCCTATGAATATTTGCCCTTTGGGGGTGGTGCAAGGCGTTGTATTGGTCTAGCATTTGCCCAGTTGGAAATGAAGCTAGCACTTGCCAAAATCCTTTCCAGTCTTGAATTAGAACTAGTTAACAATCGGGAAGTGCGACCTAAACGCCGTGGTTTGGTGACAGGGCCAGATCGTCCTATCCAGATGGTTGTCACTGGTCAACGTCAGGTGAAGTCTCCCATATTACAGACAAGCACTGTTTAA
- the crtO gene encoding beta-carotene ketolase CrtO, which translates to MQEYDVVLIGAGHNGLVCAAYLLKAGYSVLLLEKRSVIGGAATTEECLPQEAPGFKFNLCAIDHEFIHLGPVVEELELEKYGLHYLECDPVVFCPHPDGKYFLAHKSVEKTCAEIARYSERDAKKYAEFVDFWQRALGAMIPMFNAPPKSVIEILGNYDITKLKDLFSVIGSPNKTLDFIRTMLNSAEDLLNEWFDEEFLKAPLARLAAELGAPPSQKTLAIGAIMMAMRHNPGMARPRGGTGALVQALVNLVTSKGGVILADQQVEKVLIDDGKAVGVRVAGGKEYRAKHGVISNIDAKRLFLQMTDKSEVDGADPDLWERLERRIVNNNETILKIDLALDEPLHFPHHAHKDEYLVGSILIADSVAHVEQAHSKCTLGEIPDADPSMYLVMPSYLDPTLAPPGKHTAWIEFFAPYQIAGAEGTGLKGTGWTDELKNKVADKVIDKLADYAPNVKDATIARRVESPAELGERLGAYKGNYYHVDMTLDQMIFFRPLPEIANYKTPIDNLFLTGAGTHPGGSISGMPGRNCARAFLQAKHPISQTLKDARDSIKSTVESVFGIS; encoded by the coding sequence ATGCAAGAGTATGATGTTGTGCTAATCGGTGCTGGGCACAATGGGCTAGTTTGTGCAGCTTATTTGCTGAAAGCTGGTTATAGCGTCCTGTTACTAGAAAAGCGTTCTGTTATCGGTGGTGCAGCAACAACTGAAGAATGTTTACCCCAAGAAGCTCCTGGATTTAAATTTAACTTGTGTGCTATTGACCATGAATTTATTCACTTGGGGCCAGTTGTTGAAGAATTAGAACTAGAAAAATACGGCTTGCATTATCTAGAATGCGATCCGGTTGTTTTCTGTCCTCATCCTGATGGCAAGTATTTCTTAGCACATAAGTCAGTGGAAAAAACTTGTGCAGAAATTGCTCGTTACAGTGAACGTGATGCCAAAAAATACGCCGAATTTGTAGACTTTTGGCAGCGAGCGCTAGGTGCAATGATTCCCATGTTTAATGCACCGCCGAAATCAGTTATAGAAATCCTTGGTAACTACGACATCACCAAACTGAAAGATTTATTTTCTGTTATTGGTTCCCCAAACAAAACGCTGGACTTTATTCGCACAATGTTGAACAGCGCTGAGGATTTACTTAACGAGTGGTTTGATGAGGAATTTCTGAAAGCGCCACTAGCCAGACTAGCAGCAGAACTTGGGGCGCCACCATCGCAAAAAACCCTTGCTATTGGTGCAATTATGATGGCAATGCGTCACAATCCCGGAATGGCCAGACCTCGCGGCGGAACTGGCGCACTTGTGCAAGCTTTGGTGAATTTAGTCACAAGTAAAGGTGGGGTTATTCTCGCAGATCAGCAGGTTGAAAAAGTTTTAATTGATGATGGAAAAGCTGTGGGTGTGCGGGTTGCTGGTGGTAAAGAATATCGCGCTAAACACGGGGTTATTTCTAATATTGATGCCAAGCGGTTATTTTTGCAAATGACTGATAAAAGCGAAGTTGATGGAGCCGATCCAGATTTATGGGAAAGATTAGAACGCCGCATCGTTAACAATAACGAAACCATCCTCAAGATAGATTTGGCTTTAGACGAACCACTGCACTTTCCACACCACGCTCACAAAGATGAATATCTCGTCGGTTCCATCTTAATTGCAGATTCTGTGGCTCATGTAGAACAGGCTCATAGTAAATGTACCTTGGGAGAGATTCCTGATGCTGACCCATCAATGTATTTGGTGATGCCTAGCTATTTAGACCCCACATTAGCACCACCAGGTAAGCACACCGCATGGATTGAGTTTTTTGCCCCTTATCAAATTGCGGGTGCAGAAGGCACTGGTTTGAAAGGTACTGGTTGGACAGATGAATTGAAAAACAAAGTTGCAGATAAGGTGATTGATAAGTTGGCAGACTATGCACCGAATGTCAAGGATGCAACTATTGCCCGTCGCGTAGAAAGTCCAGCCGAACTAGGAGAAAGATTAGGTGCGTACAAAGGGAATTATTATCATGTTGACATGACTTTAGATCAGATGATATTTTTCCGTCCCTTGCCAGAAATAGCGAACTACAAAACACCAATTGATAATTTATTTTTGACTGGTGCAGGGACTCATCCAGGTGGTTCGATTTCGGGAATGCCAGGACGCAATTGTGCCCGCGCATTTTTGCAGGCAAAACATCCTATTAGCCAAACTTTAAAGGATGCAAGAGATTCGATTAAGTCAACTGTTGAGTCAGTGTTTGGGATTAGTTAG
- a CDS encoding type II toxin-antitoxin system HicB family antitoxin, translating to MKFQVIFTFDAEYEGYIAEVPELPGCVSQGKTLDEAIENIKDAITGYLHVQAKHGKPYIVKESQVFIGEVVV from the coding sequence ATGAAATTTCAAGTAATTTTTACCTTTGATGCAGAATATGAAGGCTATATTGCTGAGGTTCCTGAACTTCCAGGCTGCGTGAGTCAAGGTAAAACGCTAGATGAGGCAATTGAAAATATTAAAGATGCCATTACGGGATATCTCCACGTCCAAGCTAAACATGGCAAACCTTATATTGTTAAGGAATCGCAAGTGTTTATCGGAGAAGTTGTAGTATAA
- a CDS encoding type II toxin-antitoxin system VapC family toxin, with the protein MIIVDTGFWLALIDKKDTHHERAKQALKQYNEPLITTWCVVTETCYLLLTRKGVDAEIIFINSLQQELFTIFNLEPHHTPRIIELIKKYANLPMDLADASLVILAEYLGHGRIFSVDQRDFNTSRWKQSYPFENLLF; encoded by the coding sequence ATGATCATCGTTGATACAGGATTTTGGTTAGCTCTTATTGATAAAAAAGACACTCACCACGAAAGAGCAAAACAAGCTTTAAAACAATATAATGAACCTTTAATTACAACATGGTGTGTTGTCACAGAAACTTGTTATCTTTTGCTAACTCGCAAGGGAGTTGACGCTGAAATTATTTTTATAAATAGTCTGCAACAAGAATTATTTACGATTTTTAATTTAGAACCTCACCATACTCCTCGAATTATTGAATTAATAAAAAAATATGCTAATCTTCCAATGGATTTGGCTGATGCTTCCCTAGTAATTTTAGCAGAATATTTAGGGCATGGACGTATTTTTTCAGTAGATCAGCGTGACTTTAATACCTCTCGTTGGAAGCAAAGTTATCCTTTTGAAAATCTCCTATTTTGA
- a CDS encoding phosphoketolase, translated as MTAITPKASSALPDFFEGIQYFGEALPDFETHGATPAIESGKVAIADPTDKAAVYQTLLAADALRYLILQVTATKASGHPGGFASQAEAYASLVMLGYKNIITEVGHHAPGFYSAMFLDRSLEDMGIFTVQQLRDRFREKHGLLGHLSGFIPGILAPAGPLGQGQHFAMAAALLHKDKLFPFTVGDGGLGEPYIVSAIAHFHTAYPAVTNFLPVLVWNGYSQEHHSMVSLKTNEQMQAYWQGNGFDEVILVDAKDFDDQNQPGDYVDSTAFSFEKRLEFTQAVLSGVDKAARSALGGKLTVFIIKQLKGAGVHARGAKSHNLYPKDTLNAPHIISALQSRALSAEAWQLVRTNAERAGGGPAAKTVVTEFEFPLPDLGELPLEEYAVGAEPKVSTTAMGRLVGIVGNKDQNFLVTNADGNEASGIANINQALKIIHPTTDDLYYQAPNGQVYEPLSEDACAGLAAGLALMGARTLWCSYESFAINGVPIWQTVTQSMAELRRQTPSTITLFTAGALEQGRNGWTHQRPEIEAYFASLMRNGNVFPLFPPDANSIQVCYDWALKSKNKGIVITASKSPLQIRTTFEQTRQGLRDGAVLLHEVAGDKQVVFAVIGDMTLMPVFEAAAFLETEGIGAKIVSVINPRQLYRSHDTAWDTCSEPEGGFLDDAKFAELFDGDALIAVTGGAAAMLEPILLRSTAKRDTFAWKRGETTASAGELMAFNGLTAEALTKRAIALVH; from the coding sequence ATGACCGCAATCACCCCAAAGGCATCTTCAGCGCTTCCCGATTTTTTTGAAGGTATTCAATATTTTGGTGAAGCGTTACCAGATTTTGAAACTCATGGTGCAACACCTGCTATAGAGTCAGGCAAAGTAGCGATCGCAGATCCCACAGACAAAGCAGCTGTATATCAAACTTTACTGGCTGCTGATGCCCTCCGCTACCTGATTTTGCAAGTTACCGCTACTAAAGCCTCTGGGCATCCCGGTGGATTCGCCAGCCAAGCAGAAGCTTACGCATCTCTTGTCATGCTGGGATACAAGAACATTATCACTGAAGTCGGACACCACGCCCCTGGATTTTATAGTGCCATGTTCTTGGATCGTTCGCTAGAGGACATGGGAATTTTTACAGTCCAACAATTGCGCGATCGCTTCCGAGAAAAGCACGGACTCTTAGGACACCTTTCTGGTTTCATTCCCGGTATTCTCGCACCTGCGGGGCCTTTGGGACAAGGACAACACTTTGCAATGGCGGCTGCACTGTTGCACAAAGATAAGTTATTCCCCTTTACAGTTGGTGATGGTGGATTGGGTGAACCATATATTGTAAGTGCGATCGCCCACTTCCATACTGCTTATCCTGCTGTTACCAACTTCTTACCGGTGTTGGTGTGGAACGGTTATAGCCAAGAACATCACAGCATGGTTTCCCTCAAAACCAATGAACAGATGCAAGCATATTGGCAAGGTAACGGTTTTGATGAAGTTATATTAGTTGATGCCAAGGATTTTGACGATCAAAACCAACCAGGGGATTACGTTGATAGTACTGCTTTTTCTTTTGAAAAGCGCCTAGAATTCACTCAAGCAGTACTTTCGGGTGTGGATAAAGCAGCGCGATCGGCCTTGGGCGGTAAACTTACGGTATTTATAATTAAACAACTCAAAGGTGCAGGAGTCCACGCGCGCGGGGCAAAATCTCACAACCTCTATCCCAAAGATACGCTAAATGCTCCCCATATTATCAGTGCATTGCAAAGCCGTGCTTTGTCTGCGGAAGCTTGGCAATTAGTGCGGACAAATGCAGAACGCGCTGGCGGAGGCCCGGCGGCGAAAACTGTGGTGACAGAATTTGAATTTCCATTACCAGATTTAGGTGAATTACCTTTAGAAGAATATGCAGTCGGTGCTGAACCCAAGGTTTCCACAACAGCGATGGGACGATTGGTAGGAATAGTTGGAAATAAAGATCAGAATTTCCTCGTCACCAACGCCGACGGTAACGAAGCATCTGGAATTGCCAATATCAACCAAGCATTAAAGATTATCCACCCCACAACCGACGATTTATATTACCAAGCACCAAACGGACAAGTTTATGAACCATTGAGTGAAGATGCTTGTGCCGGTTTAGCTGCGGGTTTGGCGTTAATGGGTGCGAGAACTTTGTGGTGTTCTTATGAATCTTTTGCCATCAACGGAGTACCAATTTGGCAAACTGTGACTCAATCAATGGCAGAATTGCGTCGTCAAACTCCCTCGACTATTACTTTATTCACAGCAGGCGCATTAGAGCAAGGGCGTAACGGTTGGACTCACCAACGTCCAGAAATTGAAGCTTACTTTGCTTCGTTGATGCGAAATGGCAATGTTTTCCCCTTATTTCCCCCTGATGCTAATAGTATTCAAGTCTGTTATGACTGGGCACTGAAAAGTAAAAATAAGGGAATTGTAATTACTGCAAGTAAGTCGCCATTGCAAATTCGTACCACTTTTGAACAAACTCGTCAAGGGTTGCGCGATGGTGCGGTGCTATTGCATGAAGTCGCTGGTGATAAGCAAGTTGTATTTGCTGTGATTGGCGATATGACATTAATGCCAGTATTTGAAGCTGCGGCTTTCTTGGAAACTGAAGGTATTGGTGCGAAGATAGTTTCTGTGATCAATCCTCGGCAATTGTACCGTAGCCATGATACCGCTTGGGATACCTGTTCTGAACCCGAAGGCGGTTTCTTAGATGATGCCAAATTTGCCGAATTATTTGATGGTGATGCGTTAATTGCTGTAACTGGTGGCGCTGCGGCGATGCTAGAACCAATTTTGTTACGGAGTACGGCCAAGCGCGACACTTTCGCTTGGAAGCGTGGGGAAACTACAGCCAGTGCTGGAGAGTTGATGGCGTTTAATGGATTGACTGCTGAAGCGTTGACAAAACGTGCGATCGCGTTAGTGCATTAA
- a CDS encoding LemA family protein, which yields MRLLIFSVVLVTIVAVIIIDGYNDLVNYRNRYKNAYSEIDVQLQRRYDLIPNLVETAKGYMKHERETLEAVITARNSAINASSRAVQNPGNPQAMQQLGNAEGALTGALSRLMVLSESYPEFKADRAMSQVMEELSSTENRIAFARQAFNDAVTLYNTKSESFPTNLVANSFNFITAELLPEATHEMKTAPRVSF from the coding sequence ATGAGGCTTTTAATATTTTCTGTTGTTTTAGTTACTATTGTTGCTGTAATTATCATTGATGGCTACAACGATTTAGTCAACTATCGCAACCGTTACAAAAATGCTTACTCTGAAATCGATGTTCAATTACAGCGCCGCTATGACTTAATTCCCAACTTAGTGGAAACTGCCAAAGGGTACATGAAACATGAGCGAGAAACCTTAGAAGCAGTTATTACCGCCCGGAATTCTGCAATTAATGCTAGCAGCCGTGCCGTGCAAAATCCCGGTAATCCTCAAGCGATGCAGCAGTTGGGTAATGCTGAAGGGGCGCTAACGGGTGCGTTAAGTCGCTTGATGGTACTTTCGGAATCTTATCCAGAATTCAAAGCCGATCGCGCCATGAGCCAAGTAATGGAGGAATTATCTTCCACCGAAAACCGGATTGCTTTTGCACGTCAGGCTTTTAATGATGCGGTGACACTTTACAACACCAAGAGCGAATCTTTCCCTACCAATTTGGTAGCCAATAGTTTTAACTTTATTACTGCCGAATTACTGCCAGAAGCTACTCATGAAATGAAAACTGCTCCCCGCGTCTCTTTTTAG
- a CDS encoding DUF2281 domain-containing protein — protein MLIKFEEIYRDIDTLPEEAQILLLDFIQLLKKRYPQPESENHSQKKSLYEKFDEIGLIGCCSVEENLSTTYKEVLSNTLDNKYDHR, from the coding sequence ATGCTTATAAAATTTGAAGAAATATATAGAGATATTGATACTTTACCAGAAGAAGCTCAAATCTTACTACTTGATTTTATTCAGTTACTCAAAAAGCGTTATCCACAACCAGAATCAGAAAATCATAGTCAGAAAAAAAGTCTCTATGAAAAGTTTGATGAAATTGGATTAATTGGTTGTTGTTCTGTGGAAGAAAATTTATCAACCACATATAAAGAAGTTTTATCTAATACATTAGATAATAAATATGATCATCGTTGA
- a CDS encoding type II toxin-antitoxin system HicA family toxin, whose protein sequence is MGRLSNISGKEAVKIFEKFGYILDHQTGSHMIRKLDFTLKILDKIEMTAQGKTQRIKINLDLSPELYETLNNLAQHINGDNAEVLLKAIALLEVAVEAKQKGKHIWIVNDNQNIETEIIGI, encoded by the coding sequence ATGGGACGTTTATCAAATATCTCCGGTAAAGAAGCTGTCAAGATTTTTGAAAAGTTTGGTTATATATTAGATCACCAAACAGGAAGCCACATGATACGAAAACTGGATTTCACCTTAAAAATATTAGATAAAATAGAAATGACTGCACAAGGCAAAACCCAACGAATTAAAATAAATTTAGATTTATCGCCAGAACTTTATGAGACACTAAATAATCTGGCGCAACATATTAATGGCGATAATGCTGAGGTGCTGCTAAAAGCGATCGCACTCTTAGAAGTAGCTGTAGAAGCCAAGCAAAAAGGCAAGCATATCTGGATTGTAAATGATAACCAAAATATTGAAACTGAAATTATTGGTATCTAA